The Candidatus Auribacterota bacterium genome segment ACCAGGGAGAAGTTGTGTCCTCCGCGTATCAGGGAAGGATAGTCGTAATTGACGTAGATGTGGTAGCCGAGCTGGGCGAGCAGCCGCGCGACGAGCAGCCCCGCCTGGTTGATCCCATCGCCCGCCTGGCCGCCTATCAGAACCGATATATCATCCATGGCATTTCGCGAATGAGCTGTCCTTTCACTCACCGAGCGGGCGCGCCCGGATAGGCGGCGCGAAAGCTTTCGAGGAGCGACCTCAATTTCTTCACAATCTCAACGTCGGTCGATTGCTTCGCCTTCATCGCACACACGAGAATCTCGTGGAGGAGGGTGAGCTTCTTTACATAGTCGGCGCACCCGCGTGCATCCTTTGGGTCAACCGGCATTACCCTCTGCGTCATGAAGTACTGGCAGACCGTATCCTGAATCCTGTTCGCGTGATGCTCCTTGTTGTTCACCCACCGTACGATCTGGTTCAGGTTCTTCTCCTTCTGCCCGGAGAGCTCCACGATCTGCCTCATGGATTTCTCGACAGTGGCGATGTCCTCCTCGATCATCGCGAGTCTCATCGCATCGTCGTATATACCGCAGGGGATCTCACAGTGGGAAAAAACGTTCAGCGGAGAGATCACCATCCCCAGGCACAACGCGACGTTCATGAGAACGTGCCTCATCCGCACGACCGTCGTTTCAATCATCTTTCCCGGCATGGCCCGCCCCCTTTCTCCTCTTCTCCCACCTCTCGAGAATGTTAAAAACATCCTCATCTACGAGATCGTACCAGTTCCTGTAGACCTGCGCGACCGCATGGAAGAACCGTGGGATCTCCAGGATCACGACCTCGTCCACGATCCGGCGAATCTCCCCGGCCACGTCTGCTCCCGCCACAGGCGCGCCGACGACAATTTTCTTCGCTCCCTTTTTCTTGCAGAGCATGATCGACGCCCGCATGGTTGACCCCATGGCGATTCCGTCGTCGACCAGTATGACCACGCGGCCCTTGATCGTCGGCAGGGGTCTGCCACCTCTCAGCACCTCTATCCGCCGCGCGATTTCCTGCCGCTGCTGGCGAGCGATCCGCTCGACCGCCTCCCACGGCACCCAACTCGCCGCGTCCTTATAGATGAAGGTGCTCCCATCTTCCGCAATCGCGCCGAAACCCGACTCGGGATTGTCGGGGAAGGGGAGCTTCCGGGACACGATAAGTGAAAAGTCAGCGTTCAGATGCGCCGCGACTTCGAAGCCGACCTCAGCGCCGCCCCTCGGGATGGCGAGGACCAGCGCGCCCTGGTTCCTGTACTCCGCGAGTGCCCGCCCGAGCCTCTGGCCCGCATCCTTCCTGTCCCTGAACATGATTCCTGCTTGAGTTGAACTAGCACCTGATTAACCTGATTGCTCTGATGAGAAGCTGATAAAAGCTAATCAGATAAATCAGAGAAATCAGGTGCACACGTTATCTCTTATATTTTCCCATCAGATGACCCTCGGCGAGGATATGCCCCTCCATCCCTCTCAGCAACCGTTCTTTCGTCACCCTCCCGCTGAGATCGAGCTTCACATCAAGGGCATAGAGCTTGAAGAAGTATCGGTGCGTGCCACGGGGGGGACAGGGCCCGCCGTAGCCGATCCTGCCGAAATCATTCACGCCCTGCCTGGCGCCGTTCTCTAAATTCTCCCTCGGGGAAATACCTTCGGGCACGCCGCTCGCATCACCGGGCAGGTTGAAAACGACCCAGTGGACCCATGTGCCCATCGGCGCATCCGGATCATCGCATATCAGCGCGATGCTCTTTGCGCCTGCGGGGACCGGGCTCCACGCGAGCGGTGGAGACACATCAGGGCCGTCGCAGGTGTATTTCCTGGGAATCATGCCCCCCTCTTGAAACGCTTCGCTCGTGAGCGAGAGTTTCATCTCCCCGCCTCCTTTCACCGTGGCCGGCTGCTCCTGCGCCCCGTGACACGCACAGGGCAGAATCGCGGCGACCATGAAACAACAGAGCCTCATGTTCATCGCACTCCCGTCCTTCTCATTTCAGCAGCTTCTCGATCTCCTTCTCAACCGAGGGGCATCTCCGGCAGATGATCGCTCCCTCCTTGCCGATGAGCACCTGGTCCGGTATGCCCCTGACCTGGTATTGCCGCGCGACCTTCCCCTCCTCGTCCAGGAGCACGCGATAGGGGATCTCATACTTCGCCGCGAACGAAGCGACCTTTTTCTGGCTCTCCTGCACGTCCACCATGATCACGTCGAGCCCTTTATCCTTGAAGCGGTCGTGGAGCTTCTTCAACTCAGGAACCTCCCTGCGGCAGTAGGGACACCACGTTGCGCTGAACACCAGGAGCACCGCCCTTCCCTTAGAGTCGCTCAATTTCACCTCGGTTCCCTTGAGATCCTTGAGGGAAAAGTCAGGCGCCTTCTCCGTGCCGCCCGGCGCTGCGGCACTCAGTCCCGCCACCTGGGAATAGAGCGCTGCGGGGAAAAGGCAAACGGCCATTGCCACAAGCAGCACGCACATCCCACGCCCCCCGTTTCCACTCATCTCTTCACCCCCTCATACCATGAACGTGCCGGCCCTGATTAAAAAATACTCACCCATGCCTATCAATATCCACCCGAACACCCTCTTGATCCTCAGCATCCACGCGCCCGCCGCCGGGAGACTCGCGAGGAGCCCTGAGAATGTCCCCAGGATAATCAGCAGCGTGCCCATGCCGAACGCGAACAGAAAGAGGAGGAGCATCCCGACAACGACGTTTTGACTGGTCGCGACATAGGTCAGAAGGACCGCGAGCACCGGGGCCGTGCACGGACCCAGCACGAGCCCCGAGGCAGCACCCACAAAGAAAGAGGCCGCAATCCCTCCCCCCGCACGAGGGGGGTGCGCTCCCGCCCACAACCGGGGCAGCGGCAGGTTGAAAAGATCGAGCATTGAGAGTCCGAGCAGCACGCATACGTTGGCCACGATGAA includes the following:
- a CDS encoding TlpA disulfide reductase family protein yields the protein MSGNGGRGMCVLLVAMAVCLFPAALYSQVAGLSAAAPGGTEKAPDFSLKDLKGTEVKLSDSKGRAVLLVFSATWCPYCRREVPELKKLHDRFKDKGLDVIMVDVQESQKKVASFAAKYEIPYRVLLDEEGKVARQYQVRGIPDQVLIGKEGAIICRRCPSVEKEIEKLLK
- a CDS encoding YbhB/YbcL family Raf kinase inhibitor-like protein, with product MRLCCFMVAAILPCACHGAQEQPATVKGGGEMKLSLTSEAFQEGGMIPRKYTCDGPDVSPPLAWSPVPAGAKSIALICDDPDAPMGTWVHWVVFNLPGDASGVPEGISPRENLENGARQGVNDFGRIGYGGPCPPRGTHRYFFKLYALDVKLDLSGRVTKERLLRGMEGHILAEGHLMGKYKR
- a CDS encoding sulfite exporter TauE/SafE family protein, with amino-acid sequence MIQNFIGGLEDYLHGSLMLACLAVYLGGLLVSFTPCVYPVIPITVAYVGGRGGGSRLKSFTLSVAYVLGMSFTYTVLGGVAALTGSLFGRIQTSPWTYFIVANVCVLLGLSMLDLFNLPLPRLWAGAHPPRAGGGIAASFFVGAASGLVLGPCTAPVLAVLLTYVATSQNVVVGMLLLFLFAFGMGTLLIILGTFSGLLASLPAAGAWMLRIKRVFGWILIGMGEYFLIRAGTFMV
- a CDS encoding superoxide dismutase, with protein sequence MPGKMIETTVVRMRHVLMNVALCLGMVISPLNVFSHCEIPCGIYDDAMRLAMIEEDIATVEKSMRQIVELSGQKEKNLNQIVRWVNNKEHHANRIQDTVCQYFMTQRVMPVDPKDARGCADYVKKLTLLHEILVCAMKAKQSTDVEIVKKLRSLLESFRAAYPGAPAR
- a CDS encoding phosphoribosyltransferase family protein, with translation MFRDRKDAGQRLGRALAEYRNQGALVLAIPRGGAEVGFEVAAHLNADFSLIVSRKLPFPDNPESGFGAIAEDGSTFIYKDAASWVPWEAVERIARQQRQEIARRIEVLRGGRPLPTIKGRVVILVDDGIAMGSTMRASIMLCKKKGAKKIVVGAPVAGADVAGEIRRIVDEVVILEIPRFFHAVAQVYRNWYDLVDEDVFNILERWEKRRKGAGHAGKDD